In Lewinellaceae bacterium, a single window of DNA contains:
- a CDS encoding CHAT domain-containing protein, producing the protein MEFRYSSLSLLLVAPFFFSEAFCQAPSSVEAYLIEIQDRHPGNIAIWVDSLIARADDANSSLRDAIGYYKKNIFYRNILLERGQTDEANLTGIVRSYNNASYNLQKLRKYDAAEAYMDTCLAYLNSFKSHYGYYHPSRQGRAYHVQGQIYNETKGLEDAEWCYKQAQKYYNEEPTWDVKRKMVERAKVLNDLSGLYLTWMQAGAAVKLAREAENAYKEAYSVYEKQWNNHPDKRDDIEYDLVYNIVYGMGDVYNNLALAHEMQNSIDRSLHLFGKLKSILGIYSEVFPGDTAFNPGAFDRTKANWESIIDYGTTQIGIGQLPFTISEEALGFADLYNNLSIVYRKKKDFRAAHRHSDRALSISRNLAKAAPDYVAEQASYLHNKGEIFFDERKYETALQYQDSALNALQVGLRGGSSLILNNRYYLEALAGKAAALASLGNREEAISVYANAVDHINVMRRRQQDRKSMIAMSAITRRIFEQAIMVADEAEEAFSYSEMGKAYSMLNAVRHNNTLRNISPELLEREKSLKYQIAQNKQEFLDGGGPAVLHQIDSLEKEWKQVSRQLSENEDYRKLLTTPTILSAEEVSTRLLQDEQYLIEYFVGEQATTIFVLQKGKPLVMKTAHLSRDTIRQLANALYEGIQQGGLEKRSHVDTLAYLKMDLQYQKAARLLYDSLYASLVPSTSPENVLIIPDDALHIVPFEALLTEQPDSTGDYLNYGFVANRHEINYCYSASLLDEMSRNAVFGEKLIAFAPSFHSGGSRFATTRGAKAALAPLQNLRYNEQEVATISGSLKGKCDTVLNANATKASFLAAARQQQYRFAHLSTHSYSSDDNPDESFVAFAQADTTIDERQLLYLRELYTAELPFETIMLNSCATNVGRLYIGEGLMSLARGFVFAGVRNIIATRWAIPDNQATKDIAVNFYRNMQKEHISQPKALYLAQKHVREDPNFAHPCNWAGFLFIGNPHKY; encoded by the coding sequence ATGGAATTCCGTTATTCCTCACTTTCTCTATTACTCGTGGCGCCTTTTTTCTTTTCCGAAGCCTTCTGCCAGGCTCCTTCTTCGGTGGAAGCATATTTGATTGAAATACAAGACCGGCACCCGGGTAATATTGCCATTTGGGTAGATTCATTAATCGCTCGGGCTGATGACGCCAATTCGAGCCTCCGTGACGCCATCGGATATTATAAAAAGAATATCTTTTACCGAAATATCCTTCTGGAACGGGGACAAACTGATGAGGCCAATCTCACTGGAATCGTCAGGTCTTACAATAATGCGAGCTACAATTTGCAAAAACTTAGAAAATATGATGCAGCGGAGGCGTACATGGACACTTGCCTCGCCTACCTCAATTCGTTTAAATCGCACTATGGCTATTATCACCCCTCAAGGCAGGGGAGGGCATACCATGTTCAGGGGCAGATCTATAACGAAACCAAAGGGCTCGAGGATGCGGAATGGTGCTATAAACAAGCCCAAAAATACTACAATGAAGAGCCAACTTGGGACGTCAAGCGGAAAATGGTGGAGCGAGCCAAAGTACTTAATGACCTTTCTGGACTGTACCTTACCTGGATGCAGGCCGGGGCTGCAGTAAAACTCGCACGAGAAGCCGAAAATGCATACAAGGAAGCCTATAGTGTTTATGAGAAGCAGTGGAATAACCACCCGGATAAAAGGGACGATATCGAATATGATCTTGTATATAATATCGTTTATGGCATGGGGGATGTCTACAATAATTTAGCCCTGGCTCATGAAATGCAGAACTCTATTGATCGAAGCCTACATTTATTCGGTAAACTCAAGTCTATACTAGGTATCTACAGTGAGGTATTCCCCGGGGATACTGCTTTCAATCCCGGGGCTTTTGACCGAACAAAGGCCAACTGGGAATCCATAATTGACTATGGCACTACCCAAATTGGTATAGGACAGCTCCCCTTCACTATATCAGAAGAAGCCCTGGGCTTTGCCGATTTATACAATAATTTGTCTATCGTCTACCGCAAAAAGAAAGACTTCCGGGCTGCTCACCGGCATTCCGACAGGGCGCTAAGCATCTCTCGCAATTTGGCAAAAGCGGCCCCAGACTATGTCGCTGAGCAAGCGTCCTATCTTCACAACAAGGGCGAGATTTTCTTTGATGAAAGGAAGTACGAAACGGCACTACAGTATCAGGACTCGGCCCTGAATGCCCTTCAGGTAGGCCTGCGCGGCGGCAGTAGCCTGATCCTGAACAACCGGTATTACCTGGAAGCACTGGCTGGCAAAGCAGCCGCCCTGGCCAGCCTGGGAAATAGAGAAGAAGCTATATCGGTATACGCCAATGCAGTCGATCATATAAATGTGATGCGTCGAAGGCAGCAGGACCGGAAGTCAATGATCGCTATGAGCGCTATAACCCGGCGGATCTTCGAGCAGGCCATAATGGTTGCTGATGAGGCCGAAGAAGCATTTTCTTACAGCGAAATGGGTAAAGCCTACTCGATGTTAAATGCTGTACGCCACAACAATACCCTCCGAAATATTTCGCCCGAGTTACTGGAACGGGAAAAATCGCTAAAGTATCAGATTGCTCAAAATAAACAAGAATTCCTTGATGGAGGAGGCCCGGCTGTTCTGCATCAGATTGATTCTTTGGAAAAGGAATGGAAACAGGTGAGCAGACAGCTTAGCGAAAATGAGGACTACCGGAAATTACTCACTACCCCTACTATCTTATCTGCGGAAGAAGTAAGCACCAGGTTGTTACAAGACGAGCAATATCTGATCGAGTACTTTGTAGGCGAGCAGGCCACAACTATTTTCGTATTGCAAAAAGGCAAGCCCCTTGTAATGAAAACGGCTCACCTTTCCCGGGATACCATCCGCCAGCTGGCGAATGCGCTCTATGAAGGAATTCAACAGGGGGGGCTGGAAAAGAGGAGCCATGTCGATACCCTGGCATACCTGAAGATGGATTTACAGTACCAAAAAGCGGCACGATTACTCTATGATTCTCTGTATGCATCTCTGGTTCCTTCGACATCTCCTGAAAATGTCCTCATCATTCCCGACGATGCACTGCACATCGTTCCTTTTGAAGCCTTGTTGACAGAGCAGCCCGACTCCACTGGCGACTATCTCAACTACGGCTTTGTCGCCAACCGGCACGAGATTAATTATTGTTACTCGGCTTCCCTGCTGGATGAAATGAGTAGAAACGCGGTTTTCGGCGAAAAGCTCATTGCCTTTGCACCATCCTTTCATTCGGGCGGGAGCAGGTTCGCCACCACAAGGGGAGCCAAAGCGGCTCTGGCTCCTTTGCAAAACTTGCGGTACAATGAGCAGGAAGTGGCTACGATCTCTGGCTCGCTTAAAGGAAAGTGCGATACGGTCCTGAACGCCAATGCCACCAAAGCATCTTTTTTAGCGGCCGCAAGACAGCAGCAGTACCGGTTCGCCCACCTCTCTACGCACAGTTACTCCAGCGATGACAATCCCGACGAATCCTTCGTGGCTTTTGCTCAGGCCGATACCACTATAGACGAGCGCCAGTTGCTCTATCTCAGAGAACTCTATACAGCGGAGCTACCCTTTGAGACCATTATGCTGAACTCCTGTGCCACCAATGTAGGAAGGCTCTACATCGGCGAAGGCTTGATGAGCCTCGCCCGGGGGTTTGTCTTTGCAGGCGTTAGAAACATCATCGCCACACGCTGGGCTATTCCGGATAACCAGGCAACTAAAGATATAGCTGTGAACTTTTACCGCAACATGCAAAAGGAGCATATTTCGCAGCCTAAGGCTTTGTACCTTGCTCAAAAACACGTCCGGGAGGATCCAAATTTTGCCCACCCCTGCAACTGGGCCGGTTTCCTGTTCATCGGTAATCCCCATAAGTATTAA
- a CDS encoding NAD(P)H-dependent oxidoreductase subunit E yields MSRNLTALSARKGLSHNLFERLGELSEKEGAPSGEQLRQLAEEFLMGPANLYGTASFYDFTRPENKGKQVYACNGTACQMAGTQEGLKTELKKHFKEEEIGEMSCLGRCHENAAFQYRGRNYSGKAIGGLETIKRQEDQNSEGPYAVQALGQPLLTAAMPNMEACRHAIGRMLERTPENILAAVDLSRLRGRGGAGFRVAVKMQTCREAVSDQKFVVCNADEGDPGSYSDRYLLEERPMSVLLGMLIAGYAIGAKTGVLYIRAEYPESISAVEQAIGGLYAAGLAGENIMDSGFSFHFKIIKARGAYICGEETALLASIEGQRPEVRVRPPFPAQEGLFGKPTLVNNVETLANLFFILEKGGEAFAAIGTESSTGTKLLSLDSAFRNPGVYEVPMGTPLEAVVHELAGGFRKPVKALHIGGPLGGLAPASKIPELTVDFESFARQGFLLGHASIIGIPASYPLIAYLEHLFAFTAHESCGKCFPCRLGSKRGEEMLHKAQEEGYRIDQRLFGDLLETLEKGSLCGLGGGMPLPVRNALQYFEEELKPYFAEQKTAVQ; encoded by the coding sequence ATGTCCAGAAACCTAACTGCCCTGTCCGCCCGCAAGGGCCTATCCCATAACCTCTTTGAACGCCTGGGAGAACTGTCCGAAAAAGAAGGTGCCCCTTCCGGGGAACAACTCCGCCAACTGGCCGAAGAATTCCTGATGGGGCCCGCCAATCTTTACGGCACGGCCTCTTTCTACGATTTTACCCGCCCGGAAAACAAAGGCAAACAGGTATATGCCTGCAATGGCACCGCCTGCCAAATGGCGGGTACCCAGGAAGGCCTGAAAACTGAGTTGAAAAAGCACTTCAAAGAAGAAGAGATCGGCGAGATGTCCTGCCTGGGCCGCTGCCACGAAAATGCCGCCTTTCAGTACCGGGGCCGCAATTACTCCGGAAAGGCCATCGGCGGCTTGGAAACCATAAAAAGGCAAGAGGATCAAAACAGCGAAGGCCCCTATGCGGTGCAGGCCCTGGGCCAACCTCTGCTTACGGCGGCTATGCCCAACATGGAGGCCTGCCGTCACGCGATTGGCCGCATGCTGGAGCGCACGCCGGAGAACATTCTGGCAGCAGTTGACCTCTCCCGCTTGCGAGGGCGCGGCGGCGCCGGCTTCCGGGTGGCTGTAAAAATGCAAACCTGCCGGGAGGCTGTCTCAGATCAAAAATTCGTCGTCTGCAATGCCGATGAGGGCGACCCCGGTTCCTATTCCGACCGGTATCTTTTGGAAGAGCGGCCCATGTCTGTACTGCTGGGCATGCTCATCGCCGGTTACGCCATTGGGGCAAAGACAGGGGTGCTGTACATTCGCGCTGAATATCCGGAATCCATTTCCGCCGTTGAGCAAGCCATCGGCGGCCTTTATGCTGCCGGCCTGGCGGGGGAAAATATCATGGATTCCGGCTTCTCCTTTCATTTCAAGATCATCAAAGCCCGGGGTGCCTACATCTGTGGGGAAGAGACGGCCTTGCTGGCTTCCATCGAAGGGCAGCGCCCGGAAGTGCGGGTGCGGCCGCCCTTCCCGGCTCAGGAGGGGCTGTTCGGCAAGCCTACCCTGGTCAACAATGTAGAAACCCTGGCCAACTTGTTTTTTATTCTCGAAAAAGGAGGAGAGGCCTTCGCCGCCATCGGCACGGAGTCGTCAACGGGCACCAAGCTGTTGTCCCTCGACAGCGCTTTCCGCAACCCCGGAGTGTATGAAGTACCCATGGGCACTCCCCTGGAAGCGGTTGTCCATGAGCTGGCGGGCGGTTTCCGAAAACCGGTAAAGGCCCTGCACATCGGCGGGCCGCTGGGCGGGCTGGCCCCGGCATCCAAAATACCGGAGCTTACGGTGGATTTCGAATCCTTTGCCAGGCAGGGCTTTCTGCTGGGGCATGCCTCCATCATCGGCATTCCGGCTTCCTATCCCCTGATCGCTTACCTGGAGCACCTCTTTGCCTTTACCGCCCATGAGAGCTGCGGCAAGTGCTTCCCCTGCCGGCTGGGTTCCAAACGGGGAGAGGAAATGCTCCACAAAGCACAAGAAGAAGGCTACCGGATAGACCAACGCTTGTTCGGAGATTTGCTGGAAACCCTGGAAAAAGGCTCGCTCTGCGGCCTGGGCGGCGGCATGCCGCTGCCTGTGCGCAATGCGCTCCAATACTTTGAGGAAGAGCTGAAGCCCTATTTTGCTGAACAAAAAACTGCCGTCCAATGA
- a CDS encoding DinB family protein, which yields MPNQRPAPEECAPYYHSYINQVGGSDILNTLMDNKTQTLELLRSLPSPIWDHRYAPGKWTAKELLLHVIDTERIFAYRALRIARNDQTPIEGFEQDDYVPFSGAATRSSASIMEEYAAVREASLHLFRHCSPEMWNRQGTASGRPFTTRSLAYITAGHELHHLRILRERYLK from the coding sequence ATGCCCAACCAACGCCCGGCTCCCGAAGAATGCGCCCCCTATTACCATTCGTACATCAATCAGGTAGGAGGCAGCGACATTCTGAATACGCTAATGGACAATAAAACGCAAACCCTGGAATTGCTCCGGAGTTTGCCCTCGCCCATCTGGGATCACCGTTATGCCCCTGGCAAATGGACCGCAAAGGAACTGCTGCTCCACGTGATCGATACCGAACGCATCTTTGCCTACCGCGCGCTGCGCATTGCTCGCAACGACCAGACCCCGATCGAAGGTTTTGAACAGGATGATTATGTGCCTTTTTCGGGGGCGGCTACACGATCCTCCGCCTCGATAATGGAAGAATATGCCGCTGTGCGGGAAGCGAGCCTTCATCTGTTTCGCCATTGCTCGCCGGAGATGTGGAACCGGCAGGGAACCGCCAGCGGCAGGCCTTTCACCACGCGGTCTCTTGCCTACATTACCGCCGGCCATGAGTTGCACCACCTCCGAATTCTGAGGGAAAGGTATTTGAAATGA
- a CDS encoding S8 family serine peptidase, with the protein MALARMFQALNPEGQNALNWDLDAPVFTWEGVTLLDNDGVEFVSELDLTNKSIDGALPDAILGLSSLETLKCGNNKLTSLPDGLADSLFLSQLECQSNNLRALPSLPSTLQVLNAGENQLRRLPSLPTSIRQLLVGRNRLRSIPDLSGTVVDSINCENNELVFESLPGLFFNLNDGGEVEYANQKDFGTHDHHLYPDMNDTLRLYPDDTVPLDSNEYLWTKSGDTVGWEREFILDNVSFADSGLYNFQVKNPNYPDLTLSGAIRVIVTDSILFDVNTFIVKYPLDVTHEEVDEQQDTLEAAGWNLIRECWCGGNSAPRLQMYGGDDKTLLDLNTIRAVRKSRISTDTTELNYFLIHNPMVDPSPTIGCDTESMPPMGWQYDVRVALIDSGSDPMHQDLRDWFWQNPTPNNDGNCFSGDVIGWDFPNNTPDIVDEDNHGTHGMGIIRSNYPSDILLQVMNLKVFANGQGLLFDLICALHYAVDQEAEVVNVSLGYYASEPSSLLYEALRRAQDNGVIVAVSAGNEGANVDSLLQNLNRWPGNFKRFSVVDSTTLPLDNIIVVGALTARQDSIAPFSNYGQAVDVAAPGTGIRSTLPGDEYGYLSGTSMSTTFMTRLLSIARAYLPDASYSEIIGCIQQNTSPIAFGDRLAWGGKINEAKTLECLGVIPDDPVSSTDRPEPIRIYPNPFQDVVYIRLGDGNTLYENVTFTVTKMNGGVVYSETCGASELQWDGRDRNGNLAPRGIYFLKIKAGNTRPYIVPVLRL; encoded by the coding sequence ATGGCACTCGCAAGAATGTTTCAAGCCCTCAACCCGGAGGGTCAGAACGCCCTCAATTGGGACTTAGACGCACCTGTTTTCACCTGGGAAGGAGTTACCCTACTGGATAATGACGGCGTTGAGTTTGTGAGTGAGCTTGACCTGACAAATAAGTCCATCGACGGCGCCCTTCCGGATGCCATCCTAGGTCTTTCATCGTTAGAGACGCTGAAATGCGGGAATAATAAATTGACGAGCTTGCCGGACGGCCTTGCCGACTCGCTCTTCCTCTCGCAACTGGAGTGCCAGTCTAACAACCTCAGAGCGTTACCATCTTTGCCATCCACTCTCCAGGTATTGAACGCCGGAGAGAACCAGCTCAGGAGGCTTCCCAGCCTACCCACCAGCATTCGGCAATTGCTGGTGGGCCGTAACCGCTTAAGATCAATACCAGATTTATCAGGTACCGTGGTAGACTCCATTAACTGTGAGAACAATGAACTGGTCTTTGAAAGCCTTCCTGGCTTATTTTTCAATTTAAATGACGGAGGGGAAGTAGAATACGCCAACCAAAAAGACTTTGGAACCCATGACCACCACTTGTATCCGGACATGAATGATACGCTGAGACTCTACCCCGACGATACGGTGCCTCTTGACTCTAATGAATACCTCTGGACAAAAAGCGGAGACACTGTAGGATGGGAAAGAGAATTTATTCTGGACAATGTCTCCTTTGCAGATAGCGGTCTGTATAATTTTCAGGTGAAGAACCCCAATTACCCCGACCTGACGCTGAGCGGCGCCATCCGGGTGATCGTAACTGACAGCATTTTATTTGACGTGAATACGTTCATCGTAAAATATCCGCTCGATGTGACGCACGAGGAAGTAGACGAGCAGCAAGATACTCTGGAAGCAGCAGGCTGGAACTTAATCCGGGAATGCTGGTGTGGCGGCAATTCGGCGCCCCGGCTCCAAATGTACGGAGGGGACGATAAGACGCTGCTTGACCTAAACACCATACGGGCTGTCCGGAAAAGCCGGATTTCCACCGACACTACCGAATTAAATTACTTCCTCATTCACAACCCTATGGTAGACCCCTCGCCAACTATCGGCTGCGATACGGAAAGCATGCCGCCCATGGGTTGGCAATACGATGTGAGGGTAGCCCTGATCGACTCGGGTAGTGACCCTATGCACCAGGACCTAAGAGATTGGTTCTGGCAAAATCCGACCCCGAACAATGACGGGAACTGCTTTTCCGGTGATGTTATCGGCTGGGACTTCCCCAATAATACCCCTGATATTGTAGATGAGGACAATCACGGCACCCACGGTATGGGCATCATTCGGTCGAATTATCCCTCCGATATACTGCTTCAGGTGATGAACCTCAAAGTATTTGCTAACGGACAGGGCCTGCTCTTTGACCTAATCTGCGCCCTTCACTACGCCGTTGACCAGGAAGCGGAGGTTGTCAATGTCAGCCTTGGATATTATGCCTCCGAGCCTTCCTCCCTTTTATACGAAGCACTTCGGAGAGCACAGGATAATGGCGTCATCGTGGCTGTCTCTGCCGGCAACGAAGGCGCCAATGTCGACAGCCTCTTGCAAAACTTGAACCGGTGGCCGGGAAATTTCAAAAGATTTAGCGTTGTAGACAGTACCACCCTCCCTTTAGATAATATTATCGTTGTTGGAGCGCTGACTGCCAGGCAGGATAGCATAGCCCCATTTTCTAATTACGGCCAGGCCGTTGATGTTGCAGCGCCGGGCACCGGCATTCGGAGCACCCTGCCGGGAGACGAGTACGGCTATCTCAGCGGTACTTCTATGTCCACTACCTTTATGACGCGACTGTTGTCTATCGCCAGAGCCTATTTACCGGATGCCTCGTACTCGGAAATTATAGGCTGCATCCAACAGAATACCAGCCCCATCGCCTTCGGTGACCGCCTTGCCTGGGGCGGCAAGATCAATGAGGCCAAAACCCTCGAATGCCTGGGGGTTATCCCCGATGACCCCGTGTCGTCGACGGATCGGCCCGAACCCATCCGCATCTACCCGAACCCTTTCCAGGATGTAGTCTATATTCGGCTCGGAGATGGGAATACACTTTACGAAAATGTCACTTTCACTGTGACTAAAATGAACGGAGGAGTTGTGTATTCAGAGACCTGTGGTGCCAGTGAGCTGCAGTGGGACGGGCGGGACAGGAATGGTAACCTGGCACCCAGAGGCATCTATTTTCTGAAAATAAAGGCCGGTAACACGCGGCCTTATATTGTTCCTGTCTTGAGGTTGTAG
- a CDS encoding MATE family efflux transporter: protein MWNEVRQTLKLGWPIILGNLSQMALGIIDSAMVGAIHSSQLAAASFVNNIITIPLILGIGLTMAISPLVANALGEGDEDKPLRILYNGMWIVGLASFAMALGLHLGVNMVYQMGQDRIVADLSGPYLKWMAWGMIPMSLFMAMKQFADGLGKTRLPMYLAVLSIPINVLVNYAFIFGKWGAPRMELEGAGVGTLVSRVMIMIGIAVLIFRGKDFLPYRLHLKEQLQIRSGRMRDVIRIGVPSGLQYGMESASFALSGIMAGWLGYIQQAAHQIALGYASITFMVSLGISAAGSIRVAFAHGRRDWKQARHIGTTTLAMAGAYGLACALAFIAGRHQLPLLFNDEAPVLEFAATLMLFAAVFQISDSVQAVGVGLLRGIQDVRIPTLFVALAYWGIGIPAGYVLAFEAGWNIAGIWTGFVCGLSASAALLSFRFLRLTRKH from the coding sequence ATGTGGAACGAAGTCAGGCAAACCTTAAAACTCGGCTGGCCGATCATTCTGGGCAACCTCTCCCAGATGGCGCTCGGCATCATCGACAGCGCCATGGTGGGGGCCATCCACAGCAGCCAGTTGGCCGCCGCTTCTTTCGTCAACAACATCATCACCATTCCGCTCATCCTGGGCATCGGGCTGACGATGGCCATTTCGCCCCTGGTAGCCAATGCCCTGGGAGAAGGGGATGAAGACAAGCCACTTCGCATCCTCTACAACGGAATGTGGATCGTGGGCCTGGCGTCCTTTGCCATGGCGCTTGGGCTGCATTTGGGAGTGAACATGGTCTACCAGATGGGGCAGGACCGCATCGTCGCCGACCTGTCCGGCCCCTACCTGAAATGGATGGCCTGGGGCATGATCCCCATGTCGTTGTTCATGGCGATGAAGCAGTTTGCCGACGGGTTGGGAAAGACCCGCCTGCCCATGTACCTGGCCGTTCTATCCATCCCCATCAACGTGCTGGTCAATTACGCTTTTATCTTTGGAAAGTGGGGCGCTCCCCGGATGGAGTTGGAGGGAGCAGGAGTTGGCACCCTGGTATCGAGAGTAATGATTATGATTGGTATCGCTGTTCTCATTTTCCGGGGGAAAGATTTTTTGCCTTACCGCCTGCATTTGAAGGAGCAGTTGCAAATCCGGTCAGGCCGGATGCGCGACGTCATCCGCATCGGCGTTCCCTCCGGCCTCCAGTATGGCATGGAGTCGGCTTCCTTCGCCCTCTCGGGCATCATGGCGGGTTGGCTGGGATACATCCAGCAGGCAGCCCATCAGATTGCGCTGGGCTATGCCTCCATAACCTTCATGGTGTCGCTGGGCATCAGCGCGGCGGGCAGCATCCGGGTAGCCTTTGCCCATGGGCGGCGGGACTGGAAGCAGGCCCGGCACATCGGCACGACGACCCTCGCCATGGCCGGCGCCTATGGCCTGGCTTGCGCGCTGGCCTTTATAGCCGGCCGCCATCAATTGCCGCTGTTGTTCAATGATGAAGCGCCCGTCCTGGAATTTGCGGCTACGTTGATGCTGTTTGCAGCGGTTTTCCAGATTTCCGATTCGGTGCAGGCCGTTGGCGTAGGGTTGCTGCGCGGCATCCAGGATGTGCGCATCCCCACCTTGTTTGTGGCCCTGGCTTACTGGGGAATCGGCATTCCGGCTGGTTATGTGCTGGCATTTGAGGCAGGCTGGAATATTGCCGGCATCTGGACGGGCTTTGTATGCGGGCTGAGCGCCAGCGCCGCCTTGCTGAGCTTCCGTTTCCTCAGGCTTACCCGGAAGCATTGA
- a CDS encoding Crp/Fnr family transcriptional regulator, with translation MKCKNCPVKSCAASALDDRELELMAQNVSEAGFEKGESLIKEGILNSHITYMQSGLVKIHMKASGNKEYILKLVTAPSYLGLSTIFGDRVNNYSATALAPTTACFINIETFKKLIHTNGGFAYEIIADISRNELLDYKRFALQSHKQTSGRIAGVILYFADKVYQNDCFELPVSRNEIAELIGISRESVTRALMNLKKDGVINIDKHHVHILKMDSLRAIDRAG, from the coding sequence TTGAAATGTAAAAACTGCCCGGTAAAATCCTGCGCTGCTAGTGCTCTGGATGACAGGGAACTGGAGTTAATGGCCCAGAATGTTTCCGAAGCTGGATTTGAAAAGGGGGAATCTCTCATCAAAGAAGGCATACTCAACAGCCATATCACTTATATGCAGTCCGGCCTGGTCAAAATACACATGAAAGCCTCCGGCAATAAAGAGTACATTCTGAAACTGGTGACTGCTCCTTCCTACCTGGGCCTTTCCACCATATTTGGCGACCGGGTCAACAATTATTCCGCCACTGCGCTGGCGCCCACCACCGCCTGTTTCATCAACATCGAAACCTTCAAAAAGCTGATCCACACCAACGGCGGTTTTGCCTACGAGATCATTGCCGATATCTCCCGCAACGAGCTGCTCGATTACAAGCGCTTTGCCCTCCAAAGCCATAAGCAGACTTCGGGGCGGATCGCCGGCGTGATACTCTATTTCGCCGACAAGGTCTATCAAAACGATTGCTTTGAGCTGCCCGTTTCCCGCAATGAAATTGCCGAGCTGATCGGCATTTCCCGCGAAAGCGTGACCCGTGCCTTGATGAACCTCAAAAAAGACGGCGTCATCAACATCGATAAGCACCATGTCCACATTTTGAAGATGGACAGCCTGCGGGCGATCGACCGGGCGGGGTAG